CGGGCACGTATGTAATTTTGCTGATATATAACTGATGAGTTAAAACTAATGGCTTTGTTGAGAAGTCAAGGTCGTCGCCGTCGTCCTCTCTTCCATAAGATCGTTAAGATACAAGCACGTCTATGGTTAGCGTGGGAGTCCGAGATCGCTCTCCCATGACCCATTGTTCAGGATCTTCTCTTAATgcgtatgcatgtatattcACTCTACACACTTTTCTATCCAGCTGTACACGGCGAGACGTATCTCTGTTGGCCATGTGTGTTTCAttaagtacaaaaaaaagtttgaactCTCCGAGCTCGCGAGAATGAATCATTCCACTCGAAAGATAGCCTCTCTGTACAAATACGGATGTATCGTGCGAAGAGCGCAACGAGACTGCAAGataaatttgatgttttataATTGGTAATTAATGAATCGACGATTTATGTTGGTTTAATCAATACTGGACGAAGCTCAGTAATTCTGTTCTGTATAATCTAATCGAGATCAACGACTTGTATCCACCAACGAGACTTAGCAACACAATTGTTACCAAACATTTATATCGTTGAACAATATAGACTAGCGGGTCGGAGGTGCACGATTCCTGATCCGGACGCTTTGTAATTGGCGACCGCGACCTTGCAATTACCAAGCAGAAAGTCGCGGGTTCATCCAAGTTTCACATCCGCCGAAAGAACGTACGATGGCGTTGGCATCGGAAGTCGGCTGAATTCTACGCGTAACGTCGTCATGGTTCTCCTGCGATGAATTGAGCAACGTGAAACTTTCCATCGTTGTTGAAACAGTTTTgttggattgaaaaatttatcgtcggagttaaaattttaaaagccAATGCTTGAGCTAAACAGTCAATCAAGACTTTTCTCTACGATATCCGTTCTTTACCCAATGAATCAATCgagcttttctttttccaggCCGACACAGAACCCATTTACTGGTCCTGGGTGCGCGCTATCGCTGCTGAACTCGTTAGACAAACACCGTTCCGGGCTCAGCGCTGTTTGAACTTCCTTGAGATCCTGACCATCTGCCCTCGAGGTCCGGTGCCGCTACCGGACAGTCCCACCGAGTCCAGAAGGCGGTCTCGAAGCGAACTGCGCTCCTGGTTCCGTAACTCTTCGAAGGAGCGAGAGGTGAACAGTTCGATCACGTCAGAGGAACACCAGAGGAGAGCCAGGAGCGAGCTGCGAGGATGGTTTAGCAATTCGAGCGACGAAGACGTCCACGTGGAGTTTCGCAGTATTCCTCATATACTCCCGAAGGAACCTCCAGCCACGAGGCCTTGGGCCTTTAGCGAGAGCAGCGAGGGTAGCGACGACAGCTTGCCCTGGGGTGGCGGCCAGTCGAGCGTCGACTCCGTCGACTCCGTCAACGGTATCTGCAAAACAGTTCTACCAGAGCCGGAGCTCAAGGAGCAGAGGATACAGAGGTACAAGGAGGCGAGGCGGAGGGAAAACGAGGCCCGGAGTCGCAGGGTCGTGGAGGAGGATGCCCGgcgccgaaaggcccgggctGAGGAGAACAACAACATCGTGTCTCTCGCCAAGTTAACAAGGATTTACCGCTCTGCCGAGAGTGAGAAAAACGTCGAGaccaacaacaataataacaataataaaaatcacaaCATAGTCCTGTTGACTTCGACGAACGGCGTGCGAGCTACGCGCAGGAACGGTTCGGTGTCGCGTGAGAAATTCGCGAAAGATGTCTCCTCGTGTGGTTTGACCACGGTGCGTCAGAGGTCACCGGAGTCGAGGACGACGGCGATGACGAACGGCTCGATTCTCGAGGGTGAAAAATTCGAGGCGATAAAGTCGTCGCTAGTCAAGGTGTCGGGAAACTTTGTGCGGTTCGAGGAGCAGGGGAACCTGGCCAAATCCGCGAACCTCATATCGAGCCAACCGAAAACTGATTCAGTTTCCTGCAGCGTCGGCGAACGCAGAAGCCGCGCCAGAGAACGACGCAGTGTCCGAGACAGGGGCATGACGACGTCGATTAATCACTCGTCGAACGTCGATACGCAGGTCGAAACTATCTGCGATCGCAAGGAACGACTGGCACCAGTTTCGTCCAGGATTCCGATATACCAACAAGTACAAACTCCACCATTCGAAGTCTCCGCGGCCACTTTGACCTCCTTACCCACCTTGTCCTCGACCAGATCCTCAGCACTAAAACACAGAGAAACGGCCCAGCCGAAATCCCCGACGTCCTTTTCCCTCGCCCCTGAACCATCCGAAGAAGCGATTGCCAGGCTCCTGAAGCGGTGTCAACGCGTCGATCACTATGTTCCGGTTCGCGACAAGCTCACGCTTTTCGAATCGTTGTCGAGACTCGGCGGCCGGCTCGCAAGAAGCACCGAGGACCTCGGCAGGGCCAAAGCGAATCCTAGTCCCAGAGGAAAGCAGCGGGCGCGTTCTCTTCACGACTTGAACAGAGCCACCAAGTCCGTTCCGGTTAGAGAAATGTGCAGGTTTTTCGAAGGGGAAAAATCCACCGAGGAAACTAATGGCCATTTGCATATACAGAGGCCCAGATTCTGTAGCGACTCTGCTTTGACCAGCCGGAGTCGGACGTGGAGCGATGGCGGCGTTGTTGCTAATCTTAGTCTATCAGCCCCGAGTAGTACCACGAATAAGAAGTCTTCGGCGAAATCGACCGGCAGAAGGAGGCAGTACGTTAAATGAACAATCCGATAAacggaaaaatgtttgaattgtgttttgtttctttttgtatCTGTCGGAAAGGAATCCATTATTTGTTGCTATTGAATACACCTTTAAAGGGTGGATTTTTGCGGTAATGGAGTGTCTTGAAAGAATTACCAATGAGAAGTTAACATTATTACGGCAGCTGAGTAATCTTTACATGtatgatgataataaaatatcatcgATGTTCGATTGTTTAGCTTAGATTTTGTTGTGgttttaattatatattctTGATGTCCCGAAAAGTCACTTCTGTAACATTTGGAAAATCACCAGTCGCGGGTGGTACTTTGttaatgtttatttttcacgcaaCAATCACCAAAAAAGTTACCAGTGCTCATCCAGCGGTGCTTTTTTTCCGAACAATTAACGATTTTTCGTTCATCACGGCGACTGCGTTTATTTTGACTGATGACAACTACCGGATTACCAATCACAGCGTTATCACATGATTTTACTTTGGTAGATCAATCAAACGTTGTTATATTAAAATTTGGCTGTTGGATAATTCCTTCAAGGCACCCCAGTTCTTGAAAAGACACTATTTTGCACATATTGTGTCTTGTAGAACGTATCGCTTTAAATGAAAACTGATAGGTTTACAGGGAAATGAAAAGTACGCGTGTGTCCGAAACGACGTTGTCGTCGCAATTGTCAGATACTGTGCGTTATGTTATTATCGGCAATTATTTATCGCCATTTCgtgtttctaattttatacaaatattttgtacaatcaatttttcttcgttaaattGAAACTGCGAGGAATAGATAGAAGTAATCAGTTTCACAAAagttgttgaattttcatgtggacaataatttataaaaaattgaaagagacTGGTAATTTACGGGCACTATTTATTATACGCGACGTTATTACACGTAGCGTGACCTGGATTCGCTGGGTTTCTTTCCCGTTCAGTTATCTTTGTacatattaaattaaatatttacttgTATCAAGATTGAATACTTGTATAACTACTCGCAGGAATCGTAGACAAGTTACTTTTAAGAAGAATAAATTTCCAGTATTGACTTCAttctgtatacatatgtacacataaCTTACAACCTGCCGAGATAGGCGAGAATTAGGCAACAACGCCTGCATATATAATTCGATAATTTGCTGTACTGTGAGCAAAATgtttaaagaaattaatttctgtTAGCTAGTTGATAGGTCTACGtagaaatattataatatcgcGGTAACGCTCTTGTAgccattttcactttttgcaGGAAACCACCTGTATATATATCGGAAGTGTGAGTCAGGACGAGTGTGTTTATACGTTCTACATGTAATTAATAGAATACATACTACATGTTAATTTCTTAtcctatttatttattgtattgTACCGCGACCGGTTAAATTCGTTCAAGTATAAATTCTCGACTTACTGtcgaatatcaaaaatttaataagcTCAGGCAAATGCTATTTTTTTGCCCACATGTTGGCACTGCTTTTTGaatcggaaaatattttttcttcgaataCTCTACATTAAGGTATATAACGTTCGTTAAGTGTGGCTGATTGGTTGCGTAACACGTTCAATCTAAGGTACAACGGAATAGATGGAATTCAATTTCCGAATGCCCCACGATTAAGAAAGAACTAAAAtcaattgagaaaaaagagaagaaaaaaaaaaaaagaataaaaaagtaaaattaaaaatattgttaattgaATAGATATTATACCTCAGAATTTATAAGACTGTGGCGCAAAATTAGAAAACTCTGAAAGGTCGTAgagaatttttcgaatgaatgaatgtagaaatgaaacaaatgaCCAGGTTCTTTTTAAAACGAAAGTGTGGCTGCAGAGTATTTTTGTGCAACGGTTTATCATTGTTTGACAGTGAACTGTGTGTAGTGTAAGCGCTTGAATGTTATAAAtatcgtgtaaaaattttttttatgtaagtAAATGTCAATTGTTTGACCATTTAATCGTtataatttgtttgtttgactTAAGACGTGTTTTGTTGACAATAATTAGCCGACGGTTTGCGGCAGCGGCCAATCGCCAAAGAGGCCCTCTAGTCCCTCCTCCAcaatgtatttataataaataataacaaaatccCCGATCACTTGTCGATTTTGTTCATATATGACTAGtatcattatcattactactactattattattattattattattattattattattactatgattataatattatcatcaataattattactatGAACTATTATTTGTATTTACGTTTGTTGTAATAAAGGAACGAATAATGGCCGTTACATAAAGTGATTGTTGTTAGAAAGTCATCCGTAGCCTTGGTGCATTAAAGCGTACGCTATTTCGTTTATTACGAGTATACATACCGACATCAACCGATCCAACTGGTGAACATATCCGCAAGACGGtggtatgtacgtacgtaggtTCGAACGTAATATGTAGATATGTAGATATACGTATGCTGCATGCACTCGAGTTGCACATACGAGTATATCGGAATCGTGTAACCATTATTTCAGGCTAAGAGACTTTTCAAACAAGAAGCAATCGATAGTattatttgattaaaattaaacCTGTGTAGGTAATACATTATTGCAATCGACGCAACTCGCGTCAAAATTCACGACCAGTGACGTATAATTGTGCCGAACTTGAGATAATAAAATCAATCTGTTATATTGCCATAGGCTGACCAGATTGGAATTGTCGGGTTTTTGATTAACGTCAATGAATTGTTCCCGAATACAAGTGGTTCGGATATGACTTTTCTATTCGTCATCAACGTGTATATCTGATGATTAATTCGCGTAACCGAACGATGGTCGTAATGATTATTGTAAAAACGTGTGCAGGTTCGTATTTTACAGAAATCATAATTGAACTTCGTTCGAAACTATTTGGGATCACTCGGCCGGAGCAGATGAGTGGTTATAACCCAGGGATAACGGTACGGCTATTATATTTTCCAGTCGACAATGCACATATATTTACGCCTCAGTTATGCTTATGCGTTATTACGCACGTACACTTTCATGCAACACTAGCTGTAGAGCTTAACGATTATTTCCTTTGCTTTACTTCAACTAAGTCCAAAGTATGTAGCTAATTAGCACTCGGAAACTGAAGGTTTTCTTTCGGATAGTTGTTAATTTCACGTGCTAATGTGAAATAACCGAATGAATACTCACAATCCTTCCTTAAATTGTTTGATCGTATACGCGTTTTATTAAACTTGCATCCTTGTCCTTGTTCGTTTCGTTCTTATATCTTCTCTCCTTAGCAATTTTTGCCACCCGACAATTCGATACTcactgtgttttttttttttttccaaaatttctaGTAGATATGAAAAACATCAGGATTACAGTGTCGCCTTATTCGTATTGAGGAGCGTATAACAGTTACAACAGTTATTCGATAATTACCcacgattttcatttcgagtgCTACATACaatgaaggtttttttttcgtttttcattccCTAACTAATTGTAACACATTGTCAATGGATGTACCATGTTGGTTTCATGTAATTGCTAAATTGTTATCCTCTGTCGAGTCACGTATCACGCTTCAAAGCGTCACGGCTGCAATTCCGTTACAGTCGTTATTTGACGCGCGatgttttatttctataatatcCATTCTTGTTTTTACACCGATCGTCATAATGACATCCATGATGCATCGTTTTACAACTGTACAAGAGAACTTTTGCCAGGGATTACGCACCtagatttttgcaaattcattgtagaataaaaatgttcaattagTCCAGTACAGCTTGAAATTTCGCTCCTAAAAATTGATAcgtaattattgtaatattgtaGTGATTTCTTCGGCTTTGTAAAATTCCTACTCTGATTTCAGCGAATTTGATACCGTTTCCCGTTGAATACTTATCGTCTCTAGTCAGATTTAGTCGTAggtacacggagagaaaaatctgagaaaaattagcCTGCTGTTACtaatcgtgatgtaaaagacacctaatgcagtttttattgatgcatggtacaaaaattatgggtttttatgaaaaaaattactacctTGCTTAAAAACTATGTATTTCGGCagcacaaaatttaaaatgtgacGACGCATTTTTCTGACGCAGCACGGTAAAAACTGCATTAGGTGTTttttacatcacgattatagtaacagcagggtaatttttctcagatttttctctccgtgaacgctactcattgtcagttggTGCTACAAGAAACTCGGATAATAGGACCACTGGCCTTGATATCGTATCGAGTCAGCACCACCAGCGACAGATTCGACTCAGGTGTGCGTGAATAAACATATGTGTAGAGAATAACTTTATATCCATATGCAATGcaggtacatacatatgtatagatatacgtaGAGAGCTGATTTCGGTTCCGGCCTATGCAGTGCAATCTAGATCGAACCTTTATGCATTCACGTTGGTACCTCTCTCCCCGTTACTTTTGTTTCATCGAGCTTCGAAGTTTGTCACACGCGATACTACAAGTATTACTGCGACACTGAGGTCACGAGGAAAGACGTTCTGGCTCACACGCACTGTACGATCTTATAGAATACAGAAACATCAATCGAGATTATTTTACCATGCACAGTCGCGGCAGACTTGTatgggaaaatatttttcgcttttcgaataaaaactATCGATTACACAGACGCTACACGAACgtgagttttgaaaaaaataagttaagCATAGTCTGAAGGAACTGTGATGAGCGAATCGAAAGTAATAGCCGCAAAACAGAAATTATGCTTCGTAATTGCCCAGCTACTTATCCTACGATGTTCTAGTAGTGTTTTTTGCGACCCTGAGAGATCGATTGATCGGAAAAAGAACCTACAAATCCAGTACTGGATTGAGGAAGAAGCT
Above is a genomic segment from Neodiprion pinetum isolate iyNeoPine1 chromosome 1, iyNeoPine1.2, whole genome shotgun sequence containing:
- the LOC124217702 gene encoding uncharacterized protein; translated protein: MMMAPPQVVGVLLKKPGQREDSLTHPRVPPLDPQEIKIRGELYVENLGEQRMVTIRMGWLWVEGTPMRLPLRALNLRQATPSICQPHDSALGFTLSNPQNGTLATFWADTEPIYWSWVRAIAAELVRQTPFRAQRCLNFLEILTICPRGPVPLPDSPTESRRRSRSELRSWFRNSSKEREVNSSITSEEHQRRARSELRGWFSNSSDEDVHVEFRSIPHILPKEPPATRPWAFSESSEGSDDSLPWGGGQSSVDSVDSVNGICKTVLPEPELKEQRIQRYKEARRRENEARSRRVVEEDARRRKARAEENNNIVSLAKLTRIYRSAESEKNVETNNNNNNNKNHNIVLLTSTNGVRATRRNGSVSREKFAKDVSSCGLTTVRQRSPESRTTAMTNGSILEGEKFEAIKSSLVKVSGNFVRFEEQGNLAKSANLISSQPKTDSVSCSVGERRSRARERRSVRDRGMTTSINHSSNVDTQVETICDRKERLAPVSSRIPIYQQVQTPPFEVSAATLTSLPTLSSTRSSALKHRETAQPKSPTSFSLAPEPSEEAIARLLKRCQRVDHYVPVRDKLTLFESLSRLGGRLARSTEDLGRAKANPSPRGKQRARSLHDLNRATKSVPVREMCRFFEGEKSTEETNGHLHIQRPRFCSDSALTSRSRTWSDGGVVANLSLSAPSSTTNKKSSAKSTGRRRQYVK